DNA from Candidatus Delongbacteria bacterium:
TGAATCCCACCATTTACTCCTATAAATTATCCTGCCCAAATAATGTTTTTTTGCATTATATTTCGCCTAACGTTCCGACGATATATGAAGTCTACCACGAAGTGGTAGATTTGTCGAAGACCGCAGCGAAGCGGAGCACATATTGTCTGCTAGATGATGTATCAAATATTGATTAGTAATGGAATCTACAACAAATAATTAAAATGGATTTATCAGATACTTCGTAAACTATTCTGTGCTCCTGATCAATTCTTCTTGACCAACAGCCCTGGAGTTGGAATTTTAAAGGTTCTGGTTTTCCAATCCCCTCAAAAGGACTTATTTTAATATCTTTAATAAGTTCATTAATTCTTTTTATTATTTTCTTATCATTTTTTTGCCAGTAAAGATAATCATCCCAAGAATCAGAAGTAAATGTTATGTTCATTCTTCAATAAGTTCTTTTGTAAAAGTTTTTCCATTTCTTGCATCAGATAATGATCTTAATAACCTGTTTGCGTTGTTTTGAGAAGATAATATATACTGAGTTTCAGTTAAACTGTTATAATCTTCTAAAGAAATTAAAACAACATTTTGATTATCTTTTCTAGTAACAATAAGAGGTTCATGATCCTTATAAACACTGTCCATGTAAGATTTTAAATTTTGTCGTAAATCTGTATAATTAATTGCATTCATAAGTACATTATACTGTACGTTTTTAATTAAATCAATATTTGTTATTTCATCTAACGTTCCGACAATATATGAAGTCTAGCACAAAGTTGCTAGATTTGTCGAAGACCGCAGCTAAGCGGAGCATCGTGTCTGTTAGACGCTGTATGGTTAAATTAACAGTTAGAAAAATCCTGTCTTGAATGAATTATCGTAAGAATAAATACATTATCATCTATGATTTGGTATATCAATCCTATAAGAATAGATAAACAACTCACGAATATTTTCATCTTCAACTTCAGGAACAATTCTTCCTAATTTTGGAAAATCTGATAACTTTTTTGATTCATAAATAAACTTCTTTTTAACTTCTTCTGCATAGAAAGAAGAATCTTCTCTTATATAGTTAAAGATATTTCTTAGTGAAGATTTTGCCTTACCTGTCCATGCTACCAATTCGCGGCTTCCAGTTCTAAATCTGTAATAGAAGTCGTTTTTTTTGCTTCAACTTCCTCTTGACCTCGATGAATTTGTTCTAAAACATAAAGTTTGTACATTATTTCTTCAAAGTTTACAGTTTCAGGAATATTAGAAATGACCTTGATTGCTTCTTGTTTGTTAGTCATATATCCCTCTCT
Protein-coding regions in this window:
- a CDS encoding Txe/YoeB family addiction module toxin, with the protein product MNITFTSDSWDDYLYWQKNDKKIIKRINELIKDIKISPFEGIGKPEPLKFQLQGCWSRRIDQEHRIVYEVSDKSILIICCRFHY
- a CDS encoding type II toxin-antitoxin system prevent-host-death family antitoxin — translated: MNAINYTDLRQNLKSYMDSVYKDHEPLIVTRKDNQNVVLISLEDYNSLTETQYILSSQNNANRLLRSLSDARNGKTFTKELIEE
- a CDS encoding type II toxin-antitoxin system RelE/ParE family toxin; the protein is MVAWTGKAKSSLRNIFNYIREDSSFYAEEVKKKFIYESKKLSDFPKLGRIVPEVEDENIRELFIYSYRIDIPNHR